From one Flavobacterium sp. N502536 genomic stretch:
- a CDS encoding SDR family oxidoreductase — translation MDTSKQYTILITGGAGFIGSNLSEYFLGLGHKVICLDNFSTGHHHNLKNFISNSNFKLIEGDIRNSADCVLAVEGVDYVLHQAALGSVPRSINDPVTTNDVNVSGFLNMLVAARDAKVKRFIYAASSSTYGDSQGLPKVEEVIGNPLSPYAITKYVNELYAEIFSRTYGLETIGLRYFNVFGRKQDPNGAYAAVIPKFVMQLMKYESPVINGDGNYSRDFTYIDNVIQMNELAMTSQDPAAINTVYNTAFGDRNSLNDLIGYLKEYLSEFDSKIGEVEIVYGPNRAGDIPHSLASIDKARTVLGYDPKYSLQEGLKEAVSWYWNNLK, via the coding sequence ATGGATACATCAAAACAATATACAATTTTGATTACTGGCGGCGCAGGATTTATTGGATCGAATTTGTCTGAGTATTTTTTAGGACTTGGTCATAAAGTAATTTGTCTGGATAATTTTTCAACGGGGCATCACCATAATTTAAAGAATTTTATTTCGAACTCTAATTTTAAATTAATTGAAGGTGATATTCGAAATAGTGCTGATTGTGTTTTGGCAGTTGAAGGAGTCGATTATGTTTTGCATCAGGCTGCTTTAGGTTCTGTTCCGAGATCAATCAATGATCCTGTTACAACAAATGATGTAAATGTCTCCGGCTTTTTAAATATGTTGGTTGCTGCTCGTGATGCAAAAGTTAAAAGATTTATATATGCAGCAAGTTCATCAACCTATGGAGATTCTCAAGGATTACCAAAGGTAGAAGAAGTTATAGGGAACCCCCTGTCTCCGTATGCCATCACAAAGTATGTAAATGAATTATATGCTGAGATTTTTAGTAGAACCTATGGATTGGAAACTATCGGATTGCGGTATTTTAATGTTTTCGGAAGAAAGCAAGATCCTAATGGAGCCTATGCAGCGGTAATTCCGAAGTTTGTGATGCAACTCATGAAATATGAAAGTCCAGTGATTAATGGTGATGGAAATTATTCTCGTGATTTTACTTATATCGATAATGTAATTCAGATGAACGAATTGGCAATGACAAGCCAGGATCCTGCTGCAATTAATACGGTTTACAATACAGCCTTTGGTGATCGAAATTCTTTAAATGATTTGATTGGATATTTAAAAGAATATTTGAGTGAGTTCGATTCAAAAATTGGAGAGGTAGAAATTGTTTACGGACCTAATCGGGCAGGAGATATTCCGCATTCATTAGCAAGTATCGATAAAGCGAGGACTGTATTGGGGTATGATCCAAAATACTCCTTACAAGAAGGTTTAAAAGAGGCTGTAAGCTGGTATTGGAATAATT
- a CDS encoding polysaccharide biosynthesis/export family protein — MTKNGFYILLLISILFTSCIPVKDMVYLQDKNNSGEQNNIAAVESKPYRLQVNDVLSIDIKAIDPKLVSIFNTTDSATSGAGKSESGLYFNGFTVDDHGNIRMPVLGEINVIGYTLEEIRVRIEKKLLEEYFKSEANIFVTVKLAGFRYTINGEVGSTGTKTLFQEHVNIMEAIANAGDISITGNRKAVTVIRQTPTGVQMQDIDLTDINVMKSPYFYLQPNDYIYVKPVKQKSWGTGKTGIESITTIITVLSLATTVYLLLKN; from the coding sequence ATGACAAAAAACGGCTTTTATATCCTGCTATTGATTAGCATACTATTTACATCTTGTATTCCGGTTAAAGATATGGTTTATTTACAGGATAAAAATAACTCCGGAGAACAGAATAATATTGCTGCTGTGGAGTCTAAGCCTTACAGGTTACAGGTAAACGATGTTTTGAGTATTGATATAAAAGCAATAGATCCTAAGTTAGTTTCGATTTTTAATACTACGGATAGTGCTACTTCGGGAGCAGGAAAATCGGAATCAGGGTTGTATTTTAATGGATTTACGGTTGACGATCATGGTAATATCAGAATGCCGGTTTTAGGAGAAATTAATGTTATTGGGTATACCCTTGAAGAGATTCGTGTTCGAATTGAAAAAAAACTACTCGAAGAATATTTTAAAAGTGAAGCCAATATTTTTGTTACGGTGAAATTGGCCGGTTTTAGATATACGATAAATGGAGAAGTAGGCAGTACCGGGACTAAAACGCTGTTTCAGGAACATGTAAATATTATGGAAGCTATTGCAAATGCTGGAGATATCTCCATTACAGGTAATAGAAAAGCAGTAACTGTAATTCGTCAAACGCCAACAGGTGTTCAGATGCAGGATATAGATCTGACGGATATAAATGTAATGAAATCACCTTATTTTTATTTACAGCCTAACGATTATATTTATGTGAAACCGGTTAAGCAAAAATCTTGGGGAACAGGAAAAACAGGGATAGAATCGATTACTACAATTATTACGGTTTTGTCTTTGGCGACAACGGTATATTTGTTGCTTAAAAACTAA
- a CDS encoding polysaccharide biosynthesis tyrosine autokinase yields MLDIKDFSIFENHSNFDFKGFLLKIASYWKLFLVSLIIAFAIAYQVNIRKEKIYGMQTMVSIKEERNPFFTSNTSLVFNWGGVSDQVNGITTVIQSRSHNELVVDKLQFYIDYLVQGKYNLVDAYGAVPFYIKIDKTKAQLANTLIGIKFLSPNVYEIRIPFETNSASLINYSTKTYSNTAIQPKEYVRRCKTGEPVVLPFLNWNLQINDNPGLYTGNEYFVRFNDFDGTVSRYRGVSVDSDEKGGSILTLGMQGTNKARMVEYLNSTVKMLIKIQLDGKNQFATNTIRFIDSTLIAMETQLKQTGNELKSFRKDKNIYEIEGGGAKVSDKIMDFDVEKDQVTRKIAYYNSLKSYLNNSNDYSRLPAPTVAGIEDPNVVVNVSKLIALSTQRSEMAYAVKSDKIFKDFDSQMQAIKSVLLENIASAKGSLLTDLAMVNAKIGQAESTVKKLPEEQQELLKIQRKYDLSDNIYTEFLKKRNEAEIVKASNLSDIHFIDPAKDIGGGLIGPKTSVNYVLALFLGTLLPLLFVFGIFFVNNSIQNTEDVSKLTQIPLIGIIGVNKDSLNLAVFDKPKSALSEAFRAIRSSLQFLYKKQQVSGSKTLMITSSISGEGKTFCSINIATVFALSEKKTVILGLDLRKPRLADEFNLKNQIGVVNYLIKQNSLSEITNQTQIPNLDVILSGPIPPNPSELILSDAMRELILELKQKYDYIILDTPPVGLVSDALELAQFADVTLYIVRQNYTKKDMITLLNTRVKRGELNNASIVLNGYENKAKYGAAYGYGYGAYANGYHDEEVKVSLWSSILKKFNKK; encoded by the coding sequence ATGTTAGATATAAAAGATTTTTCCATTTTTGAAAATCATTCAAATTTTGATTTTAAGGGATTCTTGCTGAAAATAGCCAGTTATTGGAAATTGTTTTTAGTCAGTCTGATAATAGCTTTTGCTATCGCCTATCAGGTAAACATTCGTAAAGAAAAAATTTACGGAATGCAGACTATGGTTTCGATTAAGGAAGAACGAAATCCTTTTTTTACCTCCAATACAAGTTTAGTTTTTAATTGGGGTGGTGTTTCAGATCAGGTAAACGGAATCACAACTGTGATACAATCGAGATCACACAACGAGTTGGTTGTGGATAAATTACAGTTTTATATTGATTATCTTGTTCAGGGAAAATACAATTTAGTTGATGCTTACGGTGCGGTTCCTTTTTATATAAAAATTGACAAAACAAAAGCACAGCTCGCTAATACCTTAATTGGAATTAAGTTTTTAAGCCCAAATGTGTATGAGATCCGAATTCCGTTTGAAACTAACTCGGCATCCTTAATTAATTACTCCACTAAAACGTATAGCAATACTGCGATTCAGCCCAAAGAATATGTAAGAAGATGTAAAACGGGGGAACCGGTTGTGCTTCCTTTTTTAAATTGGAATTTACAGATAAATGACAACCCGGGTTTATATACCGGAAACGAGTATTTTGTCCGATTTAATGATTTTGACGGAACAGTATCGCGCTATAGAGGAGTAAGTGTTGACTCTGACGAGAAAGGAGGTTCGATCCTGACCCTTGGAATGCAGGGGACGAACAAAGCCAGAATGGTTGAGTATTTGAATTCGACAGTAAAGATGTTAATCAAAATTCAGCTTGATGGGAAAAATCAGTTTGCGACAAATACCATTCGATTTATCGATAGTACTCTTATTGCTATGGAAACGCAATTGAAGCAAACAGGTAATGAGCTGAAATCGTTCAGAAAAGATAAAAATATTTACGAAATTGAAGGTGGAGGTGCTAAGGTTTCGGATAAAATAATGGATTTTGATGTTGAAAAAGATCAGGTCACAAGAAAAATTGCTTATTATAATTCTTTAAAATCGTATTTAAATAATAGCAACGATTATTCAAGATTGCCAGCTCCTACAGTAGCAGGGATTGAAGATCCAAATGTTGTTGTGAATGTGTCGAAACTTATTGCGCTTTCTACACAAAGATCAGAAATGGCTTATGCGGTAAAAAGCGATAAGATTTTCAAGGATTTTGACAGTCAAATGCAGGCTATAAAAAGTGTTTTATTAGAAAATATAGCTTCTGCAAAAGGATCATTACTGACCGATTTAGCTATGGTAAATGCGAAAATAGGTCAGGCAGAAAGTACTGTAAAAAAACTTCCGGAAGAACAACAGGAATTGTTGAAGATTCAACGAAAATATGACCTAAGCGACAATATTTATACGGAGTTTCTGAAAAAAAGAAATGAAGCTGAGATTGTAAAAGCATCCAATTTGTCAGACATTCATTTTATTGATCCTGCGAAAGATATTGGAGGCGGATTAATCGGTCCTAAAACTTCTGTGAATTATGTATTGGCCTTGTTTCTGGGTACACTACTTCCGTTGTTATTCGTTTTTGGAATTTTCTTTGTGAATAACTCGATTCAAAATACCGAAGACGTTAGTAAATTGACGCAAATACCATTAATTGGAATCATTGGTGTAAACAAAGACTCATTGAATCTGGCTGTATTTGACAAGCCAAAATCGGCATTATCTGAAGCATTTAGAGCGATTCGTTCTTCTTTGCAATTTTTGTATAAAAAGCAACAGGTAAGCGGTTCAAAAACGTTAATGATTACCTCGTCTATAAGTGGTGAAGGGAAGACTTTTTGTTCGATCAATATCGCGACAGTATTTGCTTTAAGTGAAAAGAAAACCGTAATTCTTGGTTTGGATTTGAGAAAACCCAGATTGGCAGATGAGTTTAATTTGAAGAATCAAATAGGTGTTGTGAATTACCTCATTAAACAAAATAGTTTAAGTGAAATTACAAACCAGACGCAGATTCCCAATCTTGACGTTATACTTTCAGGGCCAATTCCGCCAAATCCTTCAGAGCTTATTCTGAGTGATGCGATGAGGGAATTAATTCTGGAACTGAAGCAAAAGTATGATTATATTATTTTGGATACGCCTCCGGTTGGGTTAGTTTCGGATGCATTAGAATTGGCACAATTTGCAGATGTAACGCTGTATATAGTAAGACAGAATTATACCAAAAAGGACATGATTACCTTGCTGAATACCAGGGTTAAAAGAGGTGAGTTGAATAATGCCAGCATCGTTTTAAATGGCTATGAGAATAAGGCAAAATACGGTGCCGCTTATGGATATGGTTATGGTGCTTATGCAAATGGTTACCATGATGAGGAAGTGAAAGTAAGTTTGTGGAGCAGTATTTTGAAGAAATTCAATAAAAAATAA
- the recR gene encoding recombination mediator RecR has product MEFSSKLIEKAVSEMSQLPGIGKRTALRLVLHLLKQPKEQTGFLSQALLNMRENIKFCENCHNISDTKVCEICANLSRNHQTICVVEDIRDVMAIENTGQYKGIYHVLGGKISPIEGVGPSQLNISSLVEKVKAGKVVEIIFALSSTMEGDTTNFYIYKQIAESEIIISTIARGISVGDELEYADEITLGRSILHRVPFEKTFKNN; this is encoded by the coding sequence ATGGAATTTTCATCAAAATTAATAGAAAAAGCAGTTAGCGAAATGTCTCAGTTGCCTGGAATTGGCAAACGTACGGCATTGCGATTAGTGCTGCATTTGTTAAAACAGCCCAAAGAACAGACCGGTTTTTTATCTCAGGCGCTATTGAATATGCGTGAGAATATTAAATTTTGCGAAAATTGTCATAATATTTCAGATACAAAAGTCTGTGAAATTTGTGCCAATTTATCACGTAATCACCAAACGATCTGTGTGGTCGAGGATATTCGTGACGTTATGGCGATTGAAAATACAGGTCAGTACAAAGGAATTTATCATGTGCTGGGAGGTAAAATTTCTCCAATTGAAGGAGTTGGTCCCAGTCAGTTGAACATTTCAAGTCTGGTTGAAAAAGTCAAAGCCGGAAAAGTTGTAGAGATCATCTTTGCGCTGAGCTCAACAATGGAAGGCGATACGACTAATTTCTATATTTATAAACAAATTGCGGAATCAGAAATCATAATTTCTACAATTGCAAGAGGGATTTCGGTGGGAGATGAATTGGAATATGCTGATGAAATTACCCTTGGCCGAAGTATTTTACATCGGGTTCCATTCGAAAAAACTTTCAAAAACAATTAA